One genomic segment of Burkholderia multivorans ATCC BAA-247 includes these proteins:
- a CDS encoding transketolase, with the protein MDSEVITEDVALAERAYRIRRNALRMGEVQGQGYIGQALDIADVLAVAYFGAMRYRPQDPDWEARDRFLLSNGHYAIALYAALFEAGVLPADELETYGSDDSRLPMSGMASYTPGMEMSGGSLGQGLTIAVGRCLGLKRKGSDAFVYTLFSDGELDEGAIWEGLMSAAHWRLDNLIAIVDVNNQQADGPSTQIMAFEPLVDKLEAFGWYVQRVNGNDIDAVKHAFDNARRHDRPQPRIIVCDTKMGCGVPFLEQREKNHFIRVDAHEWQLALDALEAGRQA; encoded by the coding sequence ATGGATAGCGAAGTCATTACCGAAGACGTCGCGCTCGCCGAGCGCGCGTACCGGATCAGGAGAAACGCGCTGCGGATGGGCGAAGTGCAGGGTCAGGGCTATATCGGCCAGGCGCTCGACATCGCCGACGTGCTCGCCGTCGCATACTTCGGCGCGATGCGCTACCGCCCGCAGGACCCGGACTGGGAAGCGCGCGACCGCTTTCTGCTGTCGAACGGGCATTACGCGATCGCGCTCTACGCGGCGCTGTTCGAAGCGGGCGTGCTGCCCGCCGACGAGCTCGAGACGTACGGCAGCGACGACAGCCGCCTGCCGATGTCCGGGATGGCGAGCTACACGCCCGGGATGGAGATGTCGGGCGGCTCGCTCGGGCAGGGACTGACGATCGCCGTCGGCCGCTGTCTCGGCCTCAAACGCAAGGGATCGGACGCCTTCGTGTACACGCTGTTCTCCGACGGCGAGCTCGACGAGGGCGCGATCTGGGAAGGACTGATGTCGGCCGCGCACTGGCGGCTCGACAACCTGATCGCGATCGTCGACGTGAACAATCAGCAGGCCGACGGCCCGTCGACGCAGATCATGGCGTTCGAGCCGCTCGTCGACAAGCTCGAAGCGTTCGGCTGGTACGTGCAGCGCGTGAACGGCAACGACATCGACGCGGTCAAGCATGCGTTCGACAACGCACGCCGCCACGATCGGCCGCAGCCGCGCATCATCGTCTGCGATACGAAGATGGGGTGCGGCGTGCCGTTCCTCGAACAACGCGAGAAAAACCATTTCATCCGCGTCGACGCGCACGAGTGGCAGCTCGCGCTCGACGCACTCGAAGCCGGGAGACAAGCATGA
- a CDS encoding MFS transporter translates to MKSRYSAPPLAGDAIPLTDPPTFEARTYAKVSRRLIPFLMLCYLGAYLDRVNVGFAKLQMLNDLRFSETVYGMGAGIFFLGYFLFEVPSNLILHRVGARRWLARIMLTWAVISASFVFVKSPAAFYVLRFLLGVAEAGFAPGVILYLTYWYPSARRAKALSLFFMAIPLAGIVGGPLSGAIMHTLHGAMSMAGWKWLFLLEALPSLVLGVAILRYLDDGIAQARWLSDPEKALLARNVAGDEAHKTAHLSIRAFVGDRRLWLMAAIYFCVVLGQYGLTFWLPTIIRKAGVSDPLWVGVFTAIPYLCAIVALPLIGMSADRRRERRLHLAVPMLVAAAGFAALPALGSVTASILCLSIAAAGILASSSQFWSLPTALLGGVSAAAGIAAVNCFANLAGFFSPAIVGWLNDLTGKSTAGLIFISAAVTLGAALVFAVPARSVNR, encoded by the coding sequence ATGAAATCCCGATACAGTGCGCCGCCGCTCGCCGGCGACGCGATTCCGCTCACCGATCCGCCGACCTTCGAGGCGCGCACGTATGCGAAAGTCAGCCGCCGGCTGATTCCGTTCCTGATGCTCTGCTATCTCGGCGCGTACCTCGATCGCGTCAACGTCGGCTTCGCGAAGCTGCAGATGCTCAACGATCTGCGCTTCAGCGAAACCGTGTACGGGATGGGCGCCGGCATCTTCTTTCTCGGCTACTTCCTGTTCGAGGTGCCGAGCAATCTGATCCTGCACCGCGTCGGCGCACGGCGGTGGCTCGCGCGGATCATGCTCACGTGGGCCGTCATTTCGGCGAGCTTCGTGTTCGTGAAGTCGCCCGCCGCGTTCTACGTGCTGCGGTTTCTGCTCGGCGTCGCCGAAGCCGGCTTCGCGCCCGGCGTGATCCTTTACCTGACCTACTGGTATCCGTCCGCGCGTCGCGCCAAGGCGCTGTCGCTGTTCTTCATGGCGATTCCGCTCGCGGGCATCGTCGGCGGGCCGCTATCCGGCGCGATCATGCACACGCTGCACGGCGCGATGTCGATGGCCGGCTGGAAATGGCTGTTCCTGCTCGAAGCCTTGCCGTCGCTCGTGCTCGGCGTCGCGATCCTCCGCTATCTCGACGACGGCATCGCGCAGGCCAGGTGGCTCTCCGATCCGGAGAAGGCGCTGCTCGCGCGCAACGTCGCCGGCGACGAGGCGCACAAGACGGCGCACCTGTCGATCCGCGCATTCGTCGGCGATCGCCGGCTGTGGCTGATGGCCGCGATCTACTTCTGCGTCGTGCTCGGTCAGTACGGGCTCACGTTCTGGCTGCCGACGATCATCCGCAAGGCGGGCGTGTCGGACCCACTCTGGGTCGGCGTGTTCACCGCGATTCCGTATCTGTGCGCCATCGTCGCGCTGCCGCTGATCGGCATGAGCGCCGACCGACGCCGCGAACGTCGGCTGCATCTCGCGGTGCCGATGCTCGTCGCCGCCGCGGGCTTTGCCGCGCTGCCCGCACTCGGCAGCGTCACCGCGTCGATCCTGTGCCTGAGCATCGCGGCAGCCGGGATTCTGGCGTCGTCGTCGCAGTTCTGGTCGCTGCCGACCGCGCTGCTCGGCGGCGTATCGGCCGCCGCGGGCATCGCCGCCGTGAACTGCTTCGCGAATCTCGCGGGCTTCTTCTCGCCCGCGATCGTCGGCTGGCTCAACGATCTGACCGGCAAGTCGACCGCCGGGCTGATCTTCATCTCGGCCGCGGTCACGCTGGGCGCCGCGCTCGTATTCGCCGTGCCGGCCCGGTCCGTGAACCGCTGA
- a CDS encoding SDR family NAD(P)-dependent oxidoreductase, with protein MLLENRIIVVTGAASPRGIGKATAQALAAQGARIAILDLREEDARAAAADLGSGHLGLACDVADKAACVAAARATLERYGRIDGLVNNAGITQPVRTLDIGAKDFDAIVDVNLRGTLYMSQAVIPAMKEQQGGSIVCMSSVSAQRGGGIFGGPHYSAAKAGVLGLAKAMAREFGPDRIRVNAIAPGLIQTDITGDKLTPDMRADIVKGIPLGRLGDAADVANACLFLVSDLSTYLTGITLDVNGGMLIH; from the coding sequence ATGTTGCTCGAGAACCGGATCATCGTCGTGACGGGCGCGGCCTCGCCGCGCGGCATCGGCAAGGCCACCGCGCAGGCGCTCGCCGCCCAGGGCGCGCGCATCGCGATCCTCGATTTGCGCGAGGAAGACGCGCGCGCGGCCGCCGCCGATCTCGGCAGCGGCCATCTCGGGCTCGCCTGCGACGTGGCCGACAAAGCCGCATGCGTCGCCGCGGCCCGCGCGACGCTCGAACGCTACGGCCGCATCGACGGCCTCGTCAACAACGCCGGCATCACGCAGCCGGTGCGCACGCTCGACATCGGCGCGAAGGACTTCGACGCGATCGTCGACGTGAACCTGCGCGGCACGCTCTACATGTCGCAGGCCGTGATTCCCGCGATGAAGGAACAGCAAGGCGGCAGCATCGTCTGCATGTCGTCGGTGTCCGCGCAGCGCGGCGGCGGCATCTTCGGCGGCCCGCACTACAGCGCCGCGAAGGCCGGCGTACTCGGCCTCGCGAAGGCGATGGCACGCGAATTCGGCCCTGACCGCATCCGCGTCAACGCGATCGCGCCCGGCCTGATCCAGACCGACATCACCGGCGACAAGCTGACGCCCGACATGCGCGCCGACATCGTCAAGGGCATCCCGCTCGGGCGGCTCGGCGACGCCGCCGACGTCGCGAATGCATGCCTGTTCCTCGTCAGCGACCTCTCGACCTATCTGACCGGCATCACGCTCGACGTGAACGGCGGCATGCTGATTCACTGA
- a CDS encoding LysR substrate-binding domain-containing protein: protein MRIPPLKSIIAFESVARTKSVNRAAEELGLTASAVSHQLSNLEALIGRPLFQRSGRGLVLTPTGERYLADVTGSLADLSRATERASSRTDVDILRVHSSPSFGLMWLLPRLSSFQEANGDLQLNLACSYENVSFSNGYYDIDIRHGYGNWDNLEVKTVRGEYIAPLASPAYLERHPVRTPEDLLAHRLIYSETPLVQWKQWFGRTGVSAKQKTFDFSFDRSYMSIETAALGLGIALESLTLASVKIRDGLLVPVFDHSYAVEVGAHHLVYPSQNAALPRIQRFLAWIEREAAAST from the coding sequence ATGCGTATCCCTCCGCTGAAATCCATCATCGCGTTCGAGAGCGTCGCGCGCACCAAAAGCGTGAACCGCGCGGCGGAGGAACTCGGGCTGACCGCGTCGGCCGTCAGCCATCAGTTGAGCAATCTCGAAGCGCTGATCGGCCGGCCACTGTTTCAGCGCTCGGGCCGCGGCCTCGTGCTGACACCGACCGGCGAACGCTATCTGGCCGACGTGACGGGCTCGCTCGCCGACCTGAGCCGCGCGACCGAACGCGCGTCGAGCCGCACCGACGTCGACATCCTGCGCGTGCATTCGAGCCCGAGTTTCGGGCTCATGTGGCTGCTGCCGCGGCTGTCGTCGTTTCAGGAGGCCAACGGCGATCTGCAGCTTAATCTCGCCTGCTCCTATGAAAACGTGTCGTTCTCGAACGGCTACTACGACATCGATATCCGGCACGGCTACGGCAACTGGGACAACCTCGAAGTGAAGACCGTGCGCGGCGAATACATCGCGCCGCTCGCGTCGCCCGCCTATCTGGAGCGGCATCCGGTCCGCACGCCCGAGGATCTGCTCGCGCATCGTCTGATCTATTCGGAGACGCCGCTCGTGCAGTGGAAGCAATGGTTCGGCCGAACCGGCGTGTCGGCCAAGCAGAAGACCTTCGACTTCTCGTTCGACCGCTCGTACATGTCGATCGAGACAGCCGCGCTCGGCCTCGGCATCGCGCTCGAAAGCCTCACGCTGGCGTCGGTGAAGATCCGCGACGGGCTGCTCGTGCCCGTTTTCGACCACAGCTATGCCGTCGAGGTCGGCGCGCATCATCTGGTTTACCCGAGCCAGAATGCGGCGCTGCCGCGCATCCAGCGCTTCCTCGCATGGATCGAACGGGAGGCGGCCGCCTCCACCTGA
- a CDS encoding LysR family transcriptional regulator, giving the protein MSTSSLTESRIAYFFEAVRCGTIRAAADWLDVAPSAVSRQIALLEAELDAPLIERHARGVTPTEAGRFVIQYYREQRAHRDDLLSRLQDLRGLRTGHVRVVLGEGFVSDLLSGPMQQFCTQYPKIRVNLDLGSTNDVMTKIAEDDGEIGLVYNPPREPRIVSRAAHRQPMMAIVGARMARTIRRKSLTVQELASYPLAATHPSYGTRQMLQAVEFAEKISLEPAITTNSINIMKQFARSELGIVVLPAFAVASELKAGELKAIPIEHPILQNAEAHLVTRVGRTLSVASNRMLQMMSSQMSAFR; this is encoded by the coding sequence ATGTCGACCAGCAGCCTGACCGAAAGCCGGATCGCGTACTTCTTCGAGGCGGTGCGCTGCGGCACGATCCGCGCGGCGGCCGACTGGCTCGATGTCGCGCCGTCCGCGGTGAGCCGCCAGATCGCGCTGCTCGAAGCGGAACTCGATGCCCCGCTGATCGAACGCCACGCGCGCGGCGTCACACCGACCGAAGCGGGCAGGTTCGTGATCCAGTACTACCGCGAGCAGCGCGCGCATCGCGACGATCTGCTGTCGCGTCTGCAGGATCTGCGCGGGCTGCGCACCGGGCACGTGCGCGTCGTGCTCGGCGAAGGCTTCGTGTCGGACCTGCTGTCCGGGCCGATGCAGCAGTTCTGCACGCAGTACCCGAAGATTCGCGTCAATCTCGATCTCGGCAGTACCAACGACGTGATGACGAAAATCGCGGAGGACGACGGCGAAATCGGCCTCGTCTACAACCCGCCGCGAGAGCCGCGCATCGTCTCGCGCGCCGCGCACCGGCAGCCGATGATGGCGATCGTCGGCGCCCGGATGGCGCGCACGATCCGGCGCAAGAGCCTGACCGTGCAGGAGCTCGCGTCGTATCCGCTCGCCGCGACGCATCCGTCGTACGGCACGCGGCAGATGCTGCAGGCCGTCGAATTCGCGGAAAAGATCAGCCTCGAACCGGCGATCACGACGAACTCGATCAACATCATGAAGCAGTTCGCGCGCTCGGAACTCGGGATCGTCGTCCTACCGGCGTTCGCCGTCGCCAGCGAGCTGAAAGCCGGCGAACTGAAGGCGATTCCGATCGAACACCCGATTCTGCAGAACGCCGAAGCGCATCTCGTCACGCGCGTCGGCCGCACGCTGTCGGTCGCCTCGAACCGCATGCTGCAGATGATGTCGTCGCAGATGAGCGCGTTTCGCTAG
- a CDS encoding NAD(P)-dependent oxidoreductase, with translation MQRSGAAMKTVGVIGLGNMGRGIALSLKRAGFDVLGFDANAESVRQLADEGVRPCASIAEIASAVDVLILSLPTSAIVEAVVLGDGGVASHAKRGLIVIDTTTADPNSTRKVAAALDAHGVAFVDGPVSGGPKGAATATMTMVLGGADEHIAAVQPVLSAISAKQVHVGPAGAGHVTKLLNNLLTGVHLLVTSEAVRAAEAAGVDKARLIEALSGGSGRNSATLTNYPTWILNERFDSGFTMKLMRKDMRLALELLQRAHVSAPIASEAGRLWAASAESIGDAEDFNRIVEFVDAR, from the coding sequence ATGCAACGATCGGGAGCGGCAATGAAGACGGTAGGCGTGATCGGACTGGGAAACATGGGGCGCGGCATCGCGTTGTCGCTGAAGCGGGCCGGCTTCGACGTGCTGGGGTTCGACGCGAACGCAGAGAGCGTGCGGCAACTGGCTGACGAAGGCGTGCGGCCCTGCGCGTCGATTGCGGAGATTGCGTCGGCGGTCGACGTGCTGATCCTGTCGCTGCCGACCTCGGCGATCGTCGAAGCGGTCGTGCTCGGCGACGGCGGCGTCGCGTCGCATGCGAAGCGCGGGCTGATCGTGATCGACACGACGACCGCCGATCCGAACAGCACGCGCAAGGTCGCGGCCGCGCTGGATGCGCATGGCGTCGCCTTTGTCGACGGGCCCGTCAGCGGCGGCCCGAAGGGCGCGGCAACCGCGACGATGACGATGGTGCTCGGCGGCGCCGATGAGCACATCGCGGCCGTGCAGCCGGTGCTGTCGGCGATCAGCGCGAAGCAGGTGCACGTCGGCCCCGCGGGCGCGGGCCATGTGACGAAGCTGCTGAACAACCTGCTGACGGGCGTGCATCTGCTCGTCACGAGCGAAGCGGTCAGAGCCGCGGAGGCAGCGGGCGTCGACAAGGCACGGCTGATCGAAGCGCTGAGCGGCGGCTCCGGGCGCAACAGCGCGACGCTGACGAATTACCCGACGTGGATCCTGAACGAGCGTTTCGATTCGGGCTTCACGATGAAACTGATGCGCAAGGACATGCGCCTCGCGCTCGAACTGCTGCAGCGCGCACACGTGAGTGCGCCGATCGCAAGCGAAGCGGGCCGCCTGTGGGCCGCGAGCGCGGAATCGATCGGCGACGCGGAAGACTTCAACCGCATCGTCGAATTCGTCGACGCGCGCTGA
- a CDS encoding aldehyde dehydrogenase family protein, with translation MASPIGQALLDAFRQFFPGAQSVGSYVNGELVEGRGDTIELFDAATGEPSLAYRDGGAEIVALAAAAAQAAQRQWWALTHAARGRTMFDVAREVRSHAEALARLESLGSGKPIRDCRGEVAKVAEMFEYYGGWADKFYGDVIPVPTSHLNYTRREPAGTVLQITPWNAPVFTCGWQLAPAIAMGNAVLLKPSELTPFSSLAIARLAERAGVPNGLINVLAGYGHTIAQAAIAHKAVKKVVFVGSPATGARIAEAAAKRVLPCVLELGGKSANIVFDDADLNRAALTAQAAIFAGAGQSCVAGSRLLVQRSIYDRFVAMVATGAKKIRVGAPTDDATEVGPICHRAQYEHVMKMIASGVESGATLAAGSTERSARGYFVAPTVLANVHNRMDVARTEIFGPVVVAIPFDTEEEAIEIANDTDFGLAGAVWTNDVARAHRVAAQIDAGTFWVNGYKTINVASPFGGYGMSGYGRSSGVEALYEYTQTKSVWVETAKHPASAFGYL, from the coding sequence ATGGCATCCCCCATCGGACAGGCGCTGCTCGACGCATTTCGACAGTTCTTTCCCGGCGCGCAGAGCGTCGGCTCATACGTGAACGGCGAACTCGTCGAAGGGCGCGGCGATACGATCGAGCTGTTCGACGCGGCGACCGGCGAGCCGAGCCTCGCCTATCGCGACGGCGGCGCGGAGATCGTCGCGCTTGCGGCGGCGGCCGCGCAGGCCGCGCAACGGCAGTGGTGGGCGCTCACGCATGCGGCGCGCGGCCGCACGATGTTCGACGTCGCGCGCGAAGTGCGCAGTCACGCGGAAGCGCTCGCGCGCCTCGAATCGCTCGGTTCGGGCAAACCGATCCGCGATTGCCGCGGCGAGGTCGCGAAAGTCGCCGAGATGTTCGAGTACTACGGCGGCTGGGCCGACAAGTTCTACGGCGATGTGATTCCGGTGCCGACGTCGCATCTGAACTACACGCGCCGCGAGCCGGCCGGCACCGTGCTGCAGATCACGCCGTGGAACGCGCCGGTGTTTACGTGCGGCTGGCAGCTTGCGCCGGCGATCGCGATGGGCAACGCGGTGCTGCTGAAGCCGTCCGAGCTCACGCCGTTCAGTTCGCTCGCGATCGCGCGGCTTGCCGAGCGTGCGGGTGTGCCGAACGGGCTGATCAACGTGCTCGCGGGCTACGGGCACACCATCGCGCAGGCGGCGATCGCGCACAAGGCCGTGAAGAAAGTCGTGTTCGTCGGCTCGCCCGCGACCGGCGCGCGGATTGCCGAGGCGGCCGCGAAGCGCGTCCTGCCGTGCGTGCTCGAGCTGGGCGGCAAGTCCGCGAATATCGTCTTCGACGATGCGGACCTGAATCGCGCAGCGCTCACGGCGCAGGCCGCGATCTTCGCGGGCGCGGGGCAGAGCTGCGTCGCCGGCTCGCGTCTACTCGTGCAGCGCTCGATCTACGACCGCTTCGTCGCGATGGTCGCGACGGGCGCGAAGAAGATCCGCGTCGGCGCGCCGACCGACGACGCCACCGAGGTCGGCCCGATCTGCCATCGCGCGCAGTACGAGCATGTGATGAAGATGATCGCGAGCGGTGTCGAGTCCGGCGCGACGCTCGCGGCCGGCTCGACCGAGCGGAGCGCGCGCGGCTACTTCGTCGCGCCGACCGTGCTCGCGAACGTGCACAATCGGATGGACGTCGCGCGCACGGAGATCTTCGGGCCCGTCGTCGTCGCGATTCCGTTCGACACCGAGGAAGAAGCGATCGAGATCGCGAACGATACCGACTTCGGGCTGGCCGGCGCGGTATGGACAAACGACGTCGCGCGGGCGCATCGCGTGGCCGCGCAGATCGACGCCGGCACGTTCTGGGTGAACGGCTACAAGACGATCAATGTCGCGTCGCCGTTCGGCGGCTACGGGATGAGCGGTTACGGCCGCTCGAGCGGCGTCGAGGCGTTGTACGAATATACGCAGACGAAAAGCGTGTGGGTCGAAACGGCGAAGCATCCCGCGAGCGCATTCGGCTATTTGTAA
- a CDS encoding DUF3100 domain-containing protein has product MEHTMTADGAGSDGFRGAKLLVYAAAILLIAQSIGAFTFNVGPGKVVLLPMIWALLMGGTLGLLSERWRSSMRLDVKTQFLAAAVLQPALLLFVAKLGLMVGSALPKLAAAGWALAFQELGHFVGTILLGLPLALLLGIKREAIGATFSVGREPSLAIIGEKYGMNSAEGRGVLAEYLTGTVFGAVFIAIFAGFVASLNIFHPLALAMGAGVGSGSMMAAASGAIAAAQQSPEVAKNVLTFAAASNLITTTIGTYFTLFISLPLAVFGYRVLEPLIGRTTKASSASASVEAARPSLGDVQTEAPALSYSGKVAAWLLTAVFSLVCDWITHGTSPLFGLPGMAFMVLATVIGDALSTVTRRKIPAVCWVSVVAMFMTSPLCPWAPAIAAMSAKNDFLGVVTPMLTFAGLSIAKDIPAFRRLGWRIVLVSFVANAGTFLGAALVAQIFHI; this is encoded by the coding sequence ATGGAACATACGATGACGGCGGACGGCGCGGGAAGCGACGGTTTCAGAGGCGCGAAGCTGCTGGTCTATGCGGCGGCGATATTGCTGATCGCGCAATCGATCGGCGCGTTCACGTTCAATGTCGGGCCCGGCAAGGTCGTGCTGCTGCCGATGATCTGGGCGCTGCTGATGGGCGGCACGTTGGGGCTGCTGTCCGAGCGCTGGCGCAGCAGCATGCGGCTCGACGTGAAGACGCAGTTTCTCGCGGCGGCGGTGCTGCAGCCGGCGCTGCTGCTGTTCGTCGCGAAGCTCGGGCTGATGGTCGGCAGCGCGTTGCCGAAGCTCGCCGCGGCCGGCTGGGCGCTCGCGTTCCAGGAGCTCGGGCACTTCGTCGGCACGATCCTGCTCGGCCTGCCGCTCGCGCTGCTGCTCGGGATCAAGCGCGAAGCGATCGGCGCGACGTTCTCGGTCGGACGCGAGCCGAGTCTCGCGATCATCGGCGAGAAGTACGGGATGAATTCGGCCGAAGGGCGCGGCGTGCTCGCCGAGTATCTGACGGGTACCGTGTTCGGCGCGGTGTTCATCGCGATCTTCGCGGGCTTTGTCGCGAGCCTGAACATTTTTCATCCGCTCGCGCTCGCGATGGGCGCGGGCGTCGGCTCGGGCAGCATGATGGCGGCCGCGTCCGGCGCGATCGCCGCCGCGCAGCAGTCGCCGGAAGTCGCGAAGAACGTATTGACGTTCGCCGCCGCGAGCAACCTGATCACGACGACCATCGGCACGTATTTCACGCTGTTCATCTCGCTGCCGCTCGCGGTGTTCGGCTATCGCGTGCTCGAACCGCTGATCGGGCGCACGACGAAGGCGTCGTCCGCGTCGGCATCCGTCGAGGCTGCGCGTCCGTCGCTCGGCGACGTGCAGACCGAGGCGCCGGCGCTCAGCTACTCGGGGAAGGTCGCGGCCTGGCTGCTGACGGCCGTGTTCTCGCTCGTGTGCGACTGGATCACGCACGGCACGTCGCCGCTCTTCGGGTTACCCGGCATGGCGTTCATGGTGCTCGCAACGGTGATCGGCGATGCGCTGTCGACGGTCACGCGCCGCAAGATTCCCGCCGTGTGCTGGGTGTCGGTCGTCGCGATGTTCATGACTTCGCCGCTGTGTCCGTGGGCGCCGGCCATCGCCGCGATGAGCGCGAAGAACGATTTCCTCGGCGTCGTCACGCCGATGCTGACGTTCGCGGGCCTCTCGATCGCGAAGGACATTCCCGCGTTTCGCCGCCTCGGCTGGCGGATCGTGCTCGTGTCGTTCGTCGCGAATGCCGGCACGTTCCTCGGTGCCGCGCTGGTCGCGCAGATCTTTCATATCTGA
- a CDS encoding RES family NAD+ phosphorylase gives MKLYRLAKERKGHYMADDLSGNGAAIAGGRWNPRGMRVLYTCCHASTSLLEALVHMSGILPAGGLFLVTLEVPDAVYEGAFEPELPPDWATLTEDPASTARIGREWLEKGARLAMRVPSVVCPTDFNLLLNPLHPDFAAMVKVISKEPFKLDPRLFG, from the coding sequence GTGAAGCTGTATCGCCTCGCAAAAGAACGAAAGGGCCACTACATGGCGGACGATCTCAGCGGCAATGGTGCTGCGATCGCAGGGGGCCGCTGGAATCCGCGCGGAATGCGAGTGCTGTACACGTGCTGTCACGCTTCCACGTCCCTGCTCGAAGCGCTCGTCCATATGTCAGGGATACTGCCGGCCGGCGGCCTTTTCTTGGTGACACTCGAAGTGCCTGATGCGGTATACGAAGGGGCGTTCGAACCAGAACTACCGCCCGATTGGGCGACGCTAACGGAAGACCCTGCGTCGACAGCGCGGATCGGCCGGGAATGGTTGGAAAAGGGTGCGCGGCTCGCGATGCGGGTTCCATCCGTCGTCTGTCCCACGGACTTCAATTTGCTGCTGAACCCGCTGCACCCCGATTTCGCCGCGATGGTGAAGGTGATCAGCAAAGAGCCGTTCAAATTGGATCCGCGGCTCTTCGGGTAG
- the parS gene encoding type II toxin-antitoxin system Xre/ParS family antitoxin — protein sequence MRTPAPTSRQPAKRASAGKASVGSNGLGAHEHDFDTFRRMTPLEQRRTIADGFKAVIVERVARELLRIPVQSLLSALSLPSSTILRKIANEDRLSQSESDRIARVLYVLDLAVELFEDKDRAAEWMTRGNAELDGLKPIEVLDVQPGYDRVRDILNRALFGVTA from the coding sequence ATGCGTACCCCCGCACCAACCAGCCGGCAGCCGGCTAAGCGCGCAAGCGCCGGGAAAGCCTCCGTTGGGTCGAATGGCCTCGGCGCACACGAGCACGACTTCGATACGTTCCGCAGGATGACGCCGCTGGAGCAGCGGCGTACGATCGCCGATGGATTCAAGGCAGTGATCGTCGAACGTGTCGCTCGCGAGCTTCTCCGAATCCCGGTGCAATCGCTGCTGTCCGCGCTAAGCTTGCCGAGCTCGACAATCCTTCGAAAGATCGCGAACGAGGATCGCCTGTCGCAAAGCGAGTCCGATCGTATTGCGCGCGTTCTCTACGTCCTCGATCTTGCGGTCGAGCTTTTCGAGGACAAGGACCGTGCAGCGGAATGGATGACGCGCGGCAATGCCGAGCTTGATGGTCTTAAGCCGATAGAAGTTCTCGATGTACAGCCCGGCTACGACCGTGTGCGCGACATTCTCAACCGTGCATTGTTCGGGGTCACCGCGTGA
- a CDS encoding LysR family transcriptional regulator, whose protein sequence is MGINFDLTDLQAFRAVVELGSFRKAADALSISQPALSRRIDKLEDALGVRLFERTTRSVTLTTVGRVFAPSAEQLLDDLDAALLGIRDVSSSRLGHVTIACVPSVAYYFLPNVIAEYHRRFPRIRVKLLDSGANEVLGAVISGEADFGVSFLGSQEPEIDFKVLLQERFVAACRRDHPLARKKRVTWDELYAHEYVSVDKTSGNRLLLDQALSGVAPPVPSVCETRHVTTLLGLIEAGLGVAAVPSMAMPGRDHPILTSVPLVDPVVKRRVGIVKRRGRQLTPAAQAFHEMVVDAKRASRASGAAAS, encoded by the coding sequence GTGGGGATCAATTTCGACTTGACCGACTTGCAGGCGTTTCGCGCGGTGGTGGAGCTGGGCAGCTTCCGCAAGGCTGCCGACGCGCTCAGCATTTCGCAGCCCGCGTTGAGCCGCCGCATCGACAAGCTCGAGGATGCGCTCGGCGTGCGGCTGTTCGAGCGCACGACGCGCAGCGTCACGCTGACGACCGTCGGCCGCGTGTTCGCGCCGAGCGCCGAGCAACTGCTCGACGATCTCGATGCGGCGCTGCTCGGCATTCGCGACGTGTCGTCGAGCCGCCTCGGTCACGTGACGATCGCGTGCGTGCCGTCCGTCGCGTATTACTTCCTGCCGAACGTGATTGCCGAGTATCACCGCCGCTTCCCGCGCATCCGCGTGAAGCTGCTCGATTCGGGCGCGAACGAGGTGCTCGGTGCGGTGATCAGCGGCGAGGCCGATTTCGGCGTGAGCTTCCTCGGCAGCCAGGAGCCCGAGATCGACTTCAAGGTGCTGCTGCAGGAGCGCTTCGTCGCCGCGTGCCGCCGCGATCATCCGCTCGCGCGCAAGAAGCGCGTGACGTGGGACGAGTTGTACGCGCACGAGTACGTCTCGGTGGACAAGACGTCCGGCAACCGGCTGCTGCTCGACCAGGCGCTGTCGGGCGTCGCACCGCCGGTGCCGAGCGTGTGCGAGACGCGTCACGTGACGACGCTGCTCGGTCTGATCGAGGCGGGGCTCGGCGTCGCCGCGGTGCCGTCGATGGCGATGCCCGGACGCGACCATCCGATCCTCACGAGCGTGCCGCTCGTCGACCCCGTCGTGAAGCGGCGGGTCGGCATCGTAAAGCGGCGCGGACGGCAGCTGACGCCGGCCGCGCAGGCATTTCACGAGATGGTCGTCGACGCAAAGCGCGCGAGCCGCGCGTCGGGCGCGGCCGCATCGTGA